One part of the Clarias gariepinus isolate MV-2021 ecotype Netherlands chromosome 24, CGAR_prim_01v2, whole genome shotgun sequence genome encodes these proteins:
- the zbtb20 gene encoding zinc finger and BTB domain-containing protein 20 gives MTERVHNINLHNFSSSVLETLNEQRNRGHFCDVTVRIHGSMLRAHRCVLAAASPFFQDKLLLGYSDIEVPAVVSVQSVQKLIDFMYSGALRVAHSEALQILTAASILQIKTVIDECTRIVSHASGPDTPRGTPDSGTSGPGSDVEQGLERAYSSVYPGLELQNGSRSDRQHYTSVSIPGGFDPLQQKDGVQDPALWVSRLHERQQQAERFLGSTETTHCRKQPRPVRLHTAENDVRIKQERTTEETYGCYGLDVEDANGEPKGESFDSGVSSSVGTENDPSEQHFMPGFGREGEAEVGTPVHIDVTDSSPEQSQEMGEDNNSADGRDIVMDQAPLSNPVMPSSVPGGQLYIRPCDTIAANLRMPLTLTSGTNSYLPTLFAPQPTAKENKPFLFSLPQTVSSQQPQFVAVPPHSMTPFPSGLSGVPTAGAQQQQQPAATGVVQQGEKKPYACTLCCKTFTAKQNYVKHMFVHTGEKPHQCSICWRSFSLKDYLIKHMVTHTGVRAYQCSICNKRFTQKSSLNVHMRLHRGEKSYECYICKKKFSHKTLLERHMALHSTATGVTAVTGVVTGVVTGVSGANPPGPASIPVQMAVPEPGPGVVALAMPVGGGGAGGGVSGTGVGVASEASCQEATTYMCSVCPVKFDQIEHFNDHMRKHVSDG, from the exons ATGACTGAGCGCGTCCACAACATCAACCTACACAACTTCAGCAGCTCGGTACTGGAGACCCTGAACGAGCAGCGCAACCGTGGGCACTTCTGCGACGTGACGGTGCGCATCCACGGCAGCATGCTGCGTGCCCACCGCTGCGTGCTCGCCGCTGCCAGCCCCTTCTTCCAGGACAAGCTGCTGCTGGGCTACAGCGACATCGAGGTGCCGGCGGTGGTCTCCGTGCAGTCGGTGCAGAAGCTCATCGACTTCATGTACAGCGGCGCGCTGCGCGTGGCCCACTCGGAGGCGCTGCAGATACTCACGGCCGCCAGCATCCTGCAGATTAAGACCGTCATCGATGAGTGCACGCGCATCGTCTCGCACGCCTCGGGCCCGGACACGCCACGCGGCACGCCCGACTCGGGAACCTCGGGCCCCGGGAGCGACGTCGAGCAAGGCCTCGAGCGCGCCTACTCGTCCGTCTACCCCGGACTGGAGCTGCAGAACGGCTCGCGGAGCGATCGCCAGCACTACACCAGCGTTTCCATCCCCGGCGGCTTCGACCCCCTGCAGCAGAAAGACGGCGTGCAGGACCCGGCGCTGTGGGTGAGCCGGCTGCACGAGCGCCAGCAGCAGGCCGAGCGCTTCCTGGGTTCGACGGAGACCACGCACTGCCGCAAGCAGCCACGCCCGGTCCGGCTGCACACGGCCGAAAACGACGTACGCATCAAGCAGGAGAGGACGACCGAAGAGACGTACGGCTGCTACGGATTGGACGTGGAGGATGCGAACGGGGAACCCAAAGGAGAGAGCTTCGACTCGGGCGTCAGCTCTTCTGTCGGCACAGAGAACGACCCGTCGGAGCAGCACTTCATGCCCGGGTTCGGGCGCGAGGGCGAGGCCGAGGTCGGCACGCCGGTGCACATCGACGTCACCGACTCGTCCCCGGAGCAGAGCCAGGAGATGGGCGAAGACAACAACAGCGCGGATGGGAGGGACATCGTGATGGACCAGGCGCCACTTTCCAACCCCGTCATGCCCAGTTCGGTGCCCGGCGGGCAGCTTTACATCCGCCCGTGCGACACCATCGCCGCCAACCTGCGCATGCCGCTGACGCTAACCAGCGGCACCAACTCGTACCTGCCCACGCTGTTCGCCCCGCAGCCCACAGCCAAGGAGAACAAGCCGTTCCTGTTCAGCCTGCCGCAGACCGTCAGCTCCCAGCAGCCCCAGTTCGTGGCCGTGCCTCCCCACAGCATGACGCCTTTCCCCAGCGGCCTGAGCGGAGTGCCAACCGCCGGcgcacagcagcagcagcagcccgCCGCCACCGGAGTGGTGCAGCAGGGCGAGAAGAAACCGTACGCCTGCACCCTGTGCTGCAAAACCTTCACTGCCAAACAGAACTACGTCAAACACATGTTCGTGCACACAG GTGAAAAGCCGCACCAGTGCAGCATCTGCTGGCGCTCGTTCTCCCTGAAGGATTACCTGATCAAGCACATGGTGACCCACACGGGCGTGCGCGCCTACCAGTGCAGCATCTGCAACAAGCGCTTCACGCAGAAGAGCTCGCTCAACGTGCACATGCGCCTGCACCGCGGCGAGAAGTCCTACGAGTGCTACATCTGCAAGAAGAAGTTCTCCCACAAGACCCTGCTGGAGAGGCACATGGCGCTGCACAGCACCGCCACCGGGGTCACCGCCGTCACCGGGGTCGTCACCGGGGTCGTCACCGGGGTCTCCGGCGCCAACCCGCCAGGCCCCGCGTCCATCCCGGTGCAGATGGCCGTCCCCGAACCCGGTCCCGGAGTTGTGGCTCTGGCCATGCCGGTGGGAGGAGGCGGAGCCGGGGGAGGCGTCAGCGGAACCGGAGTGGGCGTGGCCTCCGAGGCGAGCTGCCAGGAAGCGACGACCTACATGTGCTCGGTGTGCCCGGTGAAGTTCGACCAAATCGAGCACTTCAACGACCACATGCGCAAGCACGTCTCCGACGGATAA